From Phycisphaerae bacterium, the proteins below share one genomic window:
- a CDS encoding biopolymer transporter ExbD: MMPNLHGRAPRVRIPNLAPMVDVVMVILIFFMLGTGFATPEGVLPTRLPTQIGPGGGARVSIVPVVRIELRESPGGLRILVMGQALAESSFDVLSSLLTERKDAGADAAGRVLLLAEPAVRFESVISAMDTCQRAGFPNLELVIGGGSTPVRTDES; the protein is encoded by the coding sequence ATGATGCCAAATCTGCACGGTCGCGCGCCGCGCGTCCGCATCCCCAACCTCGCGCCCATGGTTGATGTCGTCATGGTCATCCTCATTTTTTTCATGCTCGGAACGGGTTTCGCCACACCCGAAGGAGTGCTCCCGACGCGCTTACCTACTCAAATCGGCCCGGGGGGCGGCGCTCGGGTCTCCATCGTGCCCGTCGTGCGGATCGAACTCCGCGAATCGCCCGGGGGGCTGCGGATACTGGTCATGGGGCAGGCATTGGCCGAGAGTTCCTTTGACGTGTTGTCGAGCCTGCTCACCGAGAGAAAGGACGCCGGCGCTGACGCCGCGGGTCGCGTGCTCCTGTTGGCGGAGCCCGCCGTTCGCTTCGAAAGCGTCATTTCGGCCATGGACACCTGTCAGCGCGCCGGCTTTCCCAATCTCGAACTGGTCATCGGCGGCGGATCGACGCCGGTCCGTACCGACGAATCGTGA
- a CDS encoding aminotransferase class V-fold PLP-dependent enzyme, protein MEKNRRGFLRTVAGTGLFAYAWLRDDWAEHVARAQESAPLNQRPQAAAGAEDFWFNVQQAFDIDRSIINLNNGGVCPSPRVVHEAYKRQLDWANHAPARWMWDHQDPQVELVRVRLARAFGCDAEEMAITRNASESLQIALNGIDLKPGDEILTTTQDYPRMIATIQQRERREGIVMRQIKLPVPIRSNDEVVKLFEQNMTPKTKVLLMCHIVNITGEILPVRDICRIARSRGIRTIVDGAHAFAQFAFQYTDLDCDIYGVSLHKWLTAPIGTGLLFVKKDLIRSLWPLQAALPEKDGDIRKFEEIGTHPAAPRLAIAEALTFYEGIGPARKEARLRWLRDYWARRLSKHHKVKIHTNLDPAHSCAIGVFMIEGADSVNLGEHLWHKHKIMVTPIMHEDFQGIRVTPNVYTTTQELDIFCAAIEKVIEKGLPPPEPKKRPVIQRAAPRATNRPAM, encoded by the coding sequence ATGGAAAAAAATCGTCGCGGTTTCCTTCGCACTGTCGCGGGGACCGGTCTCTTTGCGTATGCATGGCTGAGAGATGACTGGGCGGAGCATGTCGCCCGGGCGCAGGAGTCTGCGCCGCTGAACCAGAGACCGCAGGCGGCTGCGGGGGCGGAGGATTTCTGGTTCAACGTCCAGCAGGCCTTCGACATCGACCGCTCGATCATCAACCTCAACAACGGTGGGGTATGCCCGTCGCCGCGCGTGGTGCACGAGGCCTACAAGCGGCAGCTCGACTGGGCCAACCATGCCCCTGCGCGCTGGATGTGGGACCATCAGGACCCGCAAGTGGAGTTGGTTCGCGTGCGGCTGGCCCGGGCGTTCGGGTGCGATGCGGAGGAGATGGCCATCACGCGAAACGCCAGCGAGAGCCTGCAGATCGCGCTCAATGGGATCGACCTGAAGCCGGGCGACGAAATCCTGACCACCACGCAGGATTACCCGCGGATGATCGCCACCATCCAGCAGCGCGAGCGGCGCGAAGGGATCGTGATGAGGCAGATCAAGCTGCCCGTGCCGATCCGGTCCAACGACGAAGTGGTGAAGCTCTTTGAGCAGAACATGACGCCGAAGACGAAGGTCCTGCTAATGTGTCACATCGTGAACATCACGGGCGAGATCCTGCCAGTGCGGGACATCTGCCGCATCGCCCGGTCGCGCGGCATCCGCACGATCGTCGACGGCGCCCACGCCTTCGCCCAGTTCGCCTTTCAGTACACCGACCTGGATTGCGACATCTACGGCGTGAGCCTGCACAAGTGGCTGACGGCGCCGATCGGGACGGGTTTATTGTTCGTGAAGAAGGACCTGATTCGCAGCCTCTGGCCGCTCCAGGCGGCGCTACCTGAGAAAGATGGGGATATCCGCAAGTTCGAGGAGATCGGGACGCACCCGGCGGCGCCGCGGCTGGCGATCGCCGAGGCGCTCACGTTCTATGAGGGGATCGGCCCGGCGCGGAAGGAGGCGCGGCTGCGTTGGCTGCGAGACTACTGGGCCCGGCGATTAAGTAAGCATCACAAGGTCAAGATCCATACGAACCTGGACCCGGCGCATTCCTGCGCGATCGGGGTGTTCATGATCGAGGGCGCGGATTCGGTCAATCTCGGCGAGCATCTATGGCACAAGCACAAGATCATGGTGACGCCGATCATGCATGAGGATTTCCAGGGGATCCGGGTGACGCCGAACGTCTACACGACGACGCAGGAGCTGGACATCTTCTGCGCCGCCATTGAGAAGGTGATTGAAAAGGGCCTGCCGCCTCCGGAGCCGAAGAAACGACCGGTAATTCAGCGCGCTGCCCCGCGGGCAACGAACCGTCCCGCAATGTAG
- the argF gene encoding ornithine carbamoyltransferase gives MSALKSRSLASMKDLTPDELGQILTTAAAVKKKPAEYRQKLAGKTLAMIFQKPSLRTRVSFEAGMTQLGGHAIYLSPNDISIGQRETTEDIAIVLSRMADLIMARTFGHNIVTDLAKHSRVPVINGLSDHEHPCQILADLQAIQERRGKLAGLRWVYCGDGNNVAHSIMLGGALAGMHVTIIAPQGYQPKPEVLADSQAIGKETGGSVNVSSDMPGAVKGADVLYTDVWASMGQEAEAAARKKIFAGYTIDMKVLSLANPDCVLLHCLPAHYGDEITYDVTRTKNSAIFDEAENRLHAQKALMLLLAGAV, from the coding sequence ATGAGCGCGCTCAAATCTCGCAGCCTAGCCTCCATGAAGGACCTCACTCCCGATGAGCTGGGACAAATTCTCACCACCGCCGCAGCCGTCAAGAAAAAACCCGCCGAGTATCGCCAGAAGCTCGCGGGTAAGACACTCGCCATGATCTTCCAAAAGCCCTCCCTGCGGACCCGCGTCTCCTTCGAGGCGGGCATGACGCAGTTGGGCGGTCACGCGATCTATCTCTCTCCCAACGACATCAGCATTGGCCAGCGGGAGACGACCGAAGACATCGCGATCGTCCTGTCGCGGATGGCCGACCTCATCATGGCCCGCACCTTCGGCCACAACATCGTGACCGACCTCGCCAAGCACTCGCGCGTCCCCGTCATCAACGGCCTCTCCGACCACGAGCACCCCTGCCAGATCCTCGCCGACCTGCAGGCAATCCAGGAGCGACGCGGCAAGCTCGCCGGTCTCCGCTGGGTCTATTGCGGCGACGGTAACAACGTCGCGCATTCGATCATGCTCGGCGGCGCGCTCGCCGGGATGCACGTCACGATCATCGCCCCCCAGGGCTACCAACCGAAACCAGAGGTTCTGGCCGACAGCCAGGCGATCGGCAAGGAAACTGGCGGCAGCGTCAACGTCAGTAGTGACATGCCGGGCGCGGTCAAGGGCGCGGACGTCCTCTACACCGACGTCTGGGCGAGCATGGGCCAGGAAGCCGAGGCCGCCGCCCGCAAGAAAATCTTCGCCGGCTACACCATCGACATGAAAGTGCTTTCGCTCGCCAATCCCGACTGCGTCCTCCTGCACTGCCTCCCCGCGCATTACGGCGACGAGATCACCTACGATGTGACGCGGACGAAGAACTCCGCCATTTTTGACGAGGCCGAAAACCGCCTGCACGCGCAAAAGGCATTGATGCTCCTGCTCGCCGGAGCGGTCTGA
- a CDS encoding DUF6794 domain-containing protein, whose product MGSLRRMRVSVDFKGERLESAFDLIQEKSEYPLHINWEALEAASIEPDQPVTLKLEDVDLATLLEELLVAAGAENETVLGYEVVSQILVSTTETLPDRPDGIWTTPHNDERVREGLIYKVSLRHDPTSPTGLYVPADLEECFTELKRMLTPELVAEMKADPDEKLIVHHFGLGLWIRNNWGLWGNSRLAKYFESHGVHHPDDMSGIILTSFWRRLNNQPLRFEEQIEFYQTYWKKQREIAATQKDDQAEGEEEGDERIEDDGEAEDDE is encoded by the coding sequence ATGGGCTCGCTCAGGAGGATGCGCGTAAGTGTTGATTTCAAAGGAGAGCGGCTTGAGAGCGCCTTTGACCTGATTCAAGAGAAATCGGAATACCCGCTCCACATCAACTGGGAAGCCCTCGAGGCAGCCAGTATCGAACCGGATCAGCCGGTCACATTGAAACTGGAGGACGTCGATTTGGCAACCCTCCTCGAAGAGCTTCTGGTGGCGGCCGGAGCAGAAAACGAGACTGTGCTAGGTTACGAGGTGGTCTCTCAGATTCTTGTGTCGACCACAGAAACCCTGCCTGATCGGCCTGACGGAATCTGGACAACTCCCCATAATGACGAGCGGGTAAGAGAAGGCCTCATATACAAAGTCTCACTGAGACACGATCCGACATCGCCCACTGGTCTATACGTGCCAGCGGATCTTGAAGAATGCTTTACGGAGTTGAAACGGATGCTGACTCCGGAACTGGTCGCTGAGATGAAGGCTGATCCGGATGAAAAACTTATTGTTCATCACTTCGGTCTCGGCCTCTGGATCAGGAATAACTGGGGGCTTTGGGGAAACTCGCGGCTCGCCAAATACTTCGAGAGTCACGGAGTCCATCACCCGGACGATATGTCAGGGATCATCCTGACGTCCTTTTGGCGGCGGTTGAACAACCAGCCTCTCAGATTCGAGGAACAGATCGAATTCTATCAAACGTATTGGAAGAAACAGAGGGAAATAGCAGCGACGCAGAAGGACGACCAAGCCGAGGGCGAAGAGGAAGGCGACGAGAGAATAGAAGACGATGGTGAAGCCGAGGACGATGAGTAG
- a CDS encoding cyclic 2,3-diphosphoglycerate synthase — translation MADNVKPVSVLILGAAGRDFHNFNCCYRNDPRYQVVAFTATQIPNIEGRVYPPHLAGPRYPQGIPIYPEEQVESLIRQYGINLAVFSYSDVTHEYVMHMGARVNAAGANFGMIGTAKTMLPSTKPVVAICAVRTGSGKSQTTRHVAKTLRGMGKKIAVCRHPMPYGDLTRQICQRFATLEDMDRYECTIEEREEYELHIRAGNLLFAGIDYEQILRAAEKEADVVVWDGGNNDTPFFKPDLHIVVADPHRPGHETRYYPGETNLRMADVIVINKVNTAKPEDIGTVEANAKRLNPKARVIRADSAIICDGHEQIRGKRVLVVEDGPTLTHGEMRYGAAHVAAEQFGAAAIIDPRPYAAGSIKAVFAKYPHLTDILPAMGYGREQMNDLEATINAAPCDLVLVGTPIDLARLLKLNKPALRVAYELAGDGAEKLALVLGSHPRFK, via the coding sequence ATGGCTGACAACGTCAAGCCCGTTTCCGTCCTCATCCTCGGCGCCGCCGGCCGGGACTTTCACAATTTCAACTGCTGCTATCGCAACGACCCGCGGTACCAGGTGGTCGCCTTTACCGCGACGCAGATCCCCAATATCGAAGGCCGCGTCTATCCGCCGCACCTCGCCGGGCCGCGCTACCCGCAGGGCATCCCCATTTATCCGGAGGAGCAAGTCGAATCGCTCATCCGGCAGTACGGCATCAACCTCGCCGTCTTTTCCTACTCCGACGTGACGCACGAATACGTCATGCACATGGGCGCGCGGGTTAACGCCGCCGGGGCGAATTTCGGCATGATCGGCACGGCCAAGACGATGCTGCCCTCCACCAAGCCCGTTGTGGCGATCTGCGCCGTCCGCACCGGCTCCGGAAAGAGCCAGACCACCCGCCATGTCGCCAAGACCCTGCGCGGGATGGGCAAAAAAATTGCGGTCTGCCGCCACCCCATGCCCTACGGCGATCTGACCAGGCAAATCTGCCAGCGCTTCGCGACGCTCGAAGACATGGATCGCTACGAGTGCACCATTGAGGAGCGCGAGGAGTACGAGTTGCACATTCGGGCGGGCAATCTCCTCTTCGCCGGAATCGACTATGAACAGATCCTCCGCGCCGCCGAGAAAGAGGCCGACGTCGTCGTCTGGGACGGCGGCAACAACGACACGCCCTTCTTCAAGCCCGACCTGCACATTGTCGTCGCTGACCCCCACCGACCGGGTCACGAGACGCGCTACTACCCCGGCGAGACGAACTTACGCATGGCGGATGTCATTGTCATCAACAAGGTCAACACGGCGAAACCGGAGGACATCGGCACCGTTGAGGCCAACGCCAAACGGCTGAACCCCAAGGCCCGCGTCATCCGCGCCGACTCAGCGATAATCTGTGATGGCCACGAGCAAATCCGAGGCAAGCGGGTCCTCGTCGTCGAGGATGGCCCGACGCTCACCCACGGCGAAATGCGCTACGGCGCCGCCCACGTCGCGGCCGAGCAATTCGGCGCTGCGGCGATCATCGACCCCCGCCCCTACGCCGCTGGCTCAATCAAAGCCGTCTTCGCCAAATACCCGCACCTGACCGACATCCTGCCCGCGATGGGTTACGGTCGCGAGCAGATGAACGATCTCGAAGCGACCATCAACGCCGCCCCCTGCGACCTCGTCCTCGTCGGCACACCGATCGACCTCGCCCGCCTCCTCAAACTCAACAAGCCCGCCCTCCGCGTGGCCTACGAACTCGCCGGCGACGGGGCTGAGAAGCTCGCATTAGTCCTAGGTAGTCACCCGCGCTTCAAGTAA
- the rocD gene encoding ornithine--oxo-acid transaminase, producing the protein MITAVAKDSKTSEHLRIADEYGAHNYHPLPVIIESGEGCWVTDVDDNRYLDMLSAYSALNFGYSHERLIAAATKQLSKVTLTSRAFHNDQLGPFCKELCEMSGYECVLPMNSGAEAVETAIKTARKWGYKVKGIEKDKAEIICAKGNFHGRTVTVVSFSTDAQYRDGFGPFTPGFPLVNFGDPAALEKAITKNTAAFLVEPIQAESGILVPPEGYLRKVREICTKHNILFIADEIQTGLCRTGDRFAWQHEGDAARPDMMCLGKALGGGIVPISAIVTSREIMSVFKPGDHGSTFGGNPLACAVARVAIEMIANEGLEQAAREQGAYFRDKLKAVKSPAVKEIRGRGLLIGVQIKPEYGNARGFCEKFMAEGILCKDAHEDVIRFAPPLIIKKDEIDWAMDRIGPILAEAEPVK; encoded by the coding sequence ATGATCACCGCCGTCGCCAAGGACTCCAAAACCTCCGAACATCTCCGCATCGCCGACGAGTACGGGGCGCACAACTACCACCCGCTCCCGGTCATCATCGAATCCGGCGAGGGCTGCTGGGTGACGGACGTCGACGACAACCGCTACCTGGACATGCTCTCGGCCTACTCCGCCCTGAACTTCGGCTACTCTCACGAGCGGCTGATCGCGGCGGCGACCAAGCAGCTTTCCAAGGTGACGCTCACGAGCCGCGCCTTTCACAATGATCAGCTCGGCCCCTTCTGCAAGGAACTCTGCGAGATGTCCGGCTACGAATGCGTGCTGCCGATGAACAGCGGCGCGGAGGCCGTCGAGACGGCCATCAAGACCGCCCGCAAGTGGGGCTACAAGGTCAAGGGCATCGAAAAGGACAAGGCCGAGATCATCTGCGCCAAGGGCAACTTCCACGGCCGCACCGTCACCGTCGTCAGCTTTAGCACCGACGCGCAGTATCGCGACGGATTTGGCCCCTTCACGCCCGGCTTCCCGCTGGTAAACTTCGGCGATCCCGCCGCACTCGAGAAGGCCATCACCAAGAACACGGCCGCATTCCTCGTCGAGCCTATCCAGGCTGAGAGCGGTATCCTCGTCCCGCCCGAGGGGTACCTGAGGAAAGTCCGCGAGATCTGCACTAAGCACAACATCCTTTTCATCGCCGACGAGATCCAGACCGGTCTCTGCCGCACGGGCGACCGCTTTGCCTGGCAGCACGAGGGCGACGCGGCCCGACCGGACATGATGTGCCTCGGCAAGGCCCTGGGTGGCGGGATCGTCCCCATCTCAGCGATCGTCACGTCGCGCGAGATCATGAGCGTCTTCAAGCCCGGCGACCACGGCTCCACCTTCGGCGGCAATCCGCTGGCCTGCGCCGTCGCCCGTGTGGCGATCGAAATGATTGCGAACGAGGGCCTGGAGCAGGCGGCCCGCGAGCAGGGCGCGTACTTCCGCGACAAGCTCAAGGCCGTCAAATCCCCCGCCGTCAAGGAAATCCGCGGCCGCGGTCTCTTGATCGGCGTGCAAATCAAGCCCGAATACGGCAACGCCCGCGGCTTCTGCGAGAAGTTCATGGCCGAGGGCATCCTCTGCAAGGACGCCCACGAAGACGTGATTCGCTTCGCCCCGCCGCTGATCATCAAGAAAGACGAGATCGACTGGGCAATGGACCGGATCGGGCCGATCCTCGCCGAGGCGGAACCGGTGAAATAG
- a CDS encoding arginyltransferase has translation MDRPAFDTTVRPALPLYQGQSGPCAYLPGRTATHEYMLSRQLAPESYQRLMDAGFRRSGCIVYRPICEGCRECIPIRVPVRDFAPSRSQRRVQRRNADVRVTIDVPRATDEKWRLYHEYRLWQHDDVGGDEREDFEEFLYHSPLEEAGRTFTLEMCYWIGERLAAVGIVDVCPDSLSSVYVYFDPIHAQRSLGVFSALCEIEECRRKGLAYWYVGYYVQDCRQMNYKAQYRPYELLGRDGVWRRPRAEGALP, from the coding sequence GTGGATCGGCCAGCCTTTGACACGACCGTACGCCCGGCCCTGCCCCTGTATCAGGGGCAGTCGGGGCCCTGCGCCTATCTGCCGGGACGGACCGCAACTCATGAATACATGCTGAGCCGGCAATTGGCCCCGGAAAGCTATCAACGGCTCATGGACGCCGGGTTTCGCCGCAGCGGGTGTATTGTCTATCGTCCGATTTGCGAGGGGTGCCGGGAGTGCATACCGATCCGCGTGCCGGTTCGGGATTTCGCGCCCAGTCGTTCGCAGCGGCGGGTGCAACGGCGCAACGCCGATGTCCGCGTGACGATTGACGTGCCAAGAGCGACGGATGAGAAATGGCGCCTCTACCACGAATACCGTCTATGGCAACACGACGACGTGGGGGGCGACGAGCGGGAGGATTTTGAGGAATTTCTTTACCACTCGCCGCTCGAAGAGGCCGGGCGAACCTTTACCCTCGAGATGTGTTACTGGATTGGAGAGCGGCTGGCGGCGGTGGGGATTGTGGACGTCTGTCCGGACTCCCTGTCCAGCGTTTATGTTTATTTCGATCCGATCCATGCCCAGCGCAGCCTGGGGGTCTTCAGCGCCTTGTGCGAGATTGAGGAATGTCGGCGGAAGGGGTTGGCGTACTGGTATGTCGGGTACTACGTTCAGGATTGTCGCCAAATGAATTACAAGGCCCAGTACCGGCCGTATGAGTTGCTGGGGCGGGACGGGGTGTGGCGGAGACCGCGCGCGGAGGGGGCTTTGCCATGA
- a CDS encoding TlpA disulfide reductase family protein, with the protein MTRYSLLLATTFAVLFPSLVRAAPQIGDKAPPVKVAKWMTLAPPALPNDKGAEKHIFLVEFWATWCGPCMKSVPHLAELHRKHQKDGLVVLGISNEEPDTIASFLSGKAKKLKLEMPYFVGSDEDMDTQNVWMKDVEGIPYAFVVDKTGTIVWTGNPLADTKVMDDTIKQVLTGSFDIVAAKKAAANAKKANELMGELRAAYGNQDKERVFKILDEIMALKPNDIQAYLIKKQLLAEFDMEDQIPAWEAKIEVAMKDSSDGLLQLAAVELEKPLSDRNAAMLYRSVNRANELTNGQDAEALLLLAQTQCTMGMIDAAIATQKKAIDLTTGEQAEEFKRVLKYYETSKELAQSVTQTQ; encoded by the coding sequence ATGACACGATACTCCCTGCTTCTTGCGACCACGTTCGCGGTATTATTTCCTTCCCTGGTTCGTGCCGCCCCGCAGATCGGCGACAAGGCCCCGCCGGTGAAAGTCGCCAAGTGGATGACCCTGGCGCCGCCCGCCCTCCCTAACGACAAGGGCGCCGAGAAGCACATTTTCCTCGTCGAATTCTGGGCGACGTGGTGCGGTCCGTGCATGAAGAGCGTTCCCCACCTCGCCGAGCTTCACCGGAAACATCAGAAGGACGGTCTCGTGGTCCTCGGGATCAGCAACGAAGAGCCTGACACGATCGCCAGCTTCTTAAGCGGCAAGGCCAAGAAGTTGAAGCTGGAGATGCCCTACTTCGTCGGCTCCGACGAAGACATGGACACCCAAAACGTCTGGATGAAAGACGTCGAAGGCATCCCCTACGCGTTTGTCGTCGATAAGACCGGCACCATCGTGTGGACCGGCAACCCCCTCGCCGACACCAAGGTCATGGACGATACCATCAAACAGGTCCTGACCGGCAGCTTCGACATCGTCGCCGCCAAGAAAGCCGCGGCTAACGCCAAGAAGGCCAACGAGTTGATGGGTGAGCTTCGCGCCGCTTACGGGAACCAGGACAAGGAGCGGGTCTTCAAAATCCTTGATGAGATCATGGCCCTCAAGCCAAACGACATTCAGGCGTACTTGATCAAGAAGCAACTTCTCGCCGAATTCGACATGGAGGACCAGATCCCCGCCTGGGAGGCCAAGATCGAAGTGGCCATGAAGGACTCGTCCGACGGTCTGCTGCAGCTTGCCGCCGTCGAATTGGAAAAGCCGCTCTCCGATCGAAACGCCGCCATGCTCTATCGCAGCGTCAATCGAGCCAACGAACTGACCAACGGTCAGGACGCCGAGGCCCTGCTCTTACTCGCGCAGACCCAGTGCACCATGGGCATGATCGACGCCGCCATCGCCACCCAGAAAAAAGCCATCGACCTGACCACCGGCGAACAAGCCGAGGAATTCAAGCGTGTCCTCAAGTACTACGAGACGTCAAAGGAACTCGCCCAGTCCGTAACCCAAACACAATAA
- a CDS encoding MotA/TolQ/ExbB proton channel family protein, with the protein MHRAKMYYLRAAVLAAMVFAGSATVIFAADTPTTAGKSLLQVILEGAEWPGAIILLLSLASVTIIVEHFWSIRNATMLPAAEFEETRQLIEARKFKECIESVRASRSMFADVLTIGLRHGRNGFDAMYEASQERAAAWSSRLFRKVEYLNIIGNLAPLMGLLGTVLGMIRAFGAMQDAHGAYKPENLAGGISLALVNTFLGLAVAIISLGFFGICRSRVDAFTTSAHAAVIDLLEYFRPITVGSAVATTAKNDSVPKNDSISKNEPAAAPVAG; encoded by the coding sequence ATGCACCGAGCGAAAATGTACTACCTTCGCGCTGCCGTCCTCGCAGCGATGGTCTTTGCCGGCAGCGCCACCGTAATCTTCGCCGCCGATACCCCCACGACCGCCGGAAAATCGCTCCTCCAGGTCATCCTCGAAGGGGCCGAGTGGCCGGGCGCGATCATCCTCCTGCTTTCCCTCGCCTCCGTGACCATCATCGTCGAGCATTTCTGGTCGATCCGGAACGCGACCATGCTGCCGGCGGCCGAGTTCGAGGAAACGCGCCAGCTCATCGAGGCCCGCAAGTTCAAGGAGTGCATCGAGTCCGTCCGTGCCAGCCGGTCGATGTTCGCTGACGTCCTGACGATCGGCCTGCGCCACGGGCGCAACGGCTTCGACGCCATGTACGAGGCCTCGCAGGAACGCGCCGCCGCCTGGTCCAGCCGCCTGTTTCGCAAGGTTGAGTATTTGAACATCATCGGAAATCTCGCCCCGCTCATGGGACTGCTGGGCACCGTGCTCGGAATGATCCGCGCCTTCGGCGCGATGCAGGATGCGCACGGCGCCTACAAACCGGAAAATCTTGCGGGCGGTATCAGCCTCGCCCTCGTCAATACCTTCCTCGGCCTCGCCGTCGCCATTATCTCCCTCGGCTTTTTCGGAATCTGCCGCAGCCGCGTGGACGCCTTCACGACCTCCGCGCACGCCGCCGTCATTGATCTCCTTGAATATTTCCGGCCGATCACCGTCGGTTCGGCGGTCGCGACCACCGCCAAAAACGATTCCGTCCCCAAGAACGATTCCATCTCCAAGAACGAGCCGGCGGCCGCGCCGGTGGCGGGCTGA
- a CDS encoding biopolymer transporter ExbD, giving the protein MRNIPSAASFDLNLAPMVDVMMCLLIFFMLATRMVEQEISRIDLPVARAAQDPEGGDRDRRIVINIADADGRGAPRYLIREEPRSLAEVLNHIDTQAQEHPDITCMIRADRRLPYGHIDAVLQGCARAGVSDITFGALRYDGAGP; this is encoded by the coding sequence ATGCGAAACATCCCATCGGCCGCATCCTTCGATCTCAACCTGGCCCCCATGGTCGATGTCATGATGTGCCTGCTCATTTTCTTCATGCTCGCCACGCGGATGGTGGAGCAGGAAATCAGCCGGATCGACCTGCCCGTCGCCCGTGCCGCGCAGGACCCGGAGGGCGGCGATCGCGACCGACGGATCGTCATCAACATCGCCGATGCCGACGGTCGCGGAGCACCCAGGTATCTGATCCGCGAGGAACCGCGCAGCCTGGCAGAAGTCCTGAATCACATCGACACTCAGGCGCAGGAGCATCCTGACATCACGTGCATGATCCGCGCCGATCGGCGGCTGCCCTACGGTCACATCGATGCCGTTCTGCAGGGTTGTGCCAGGGCGGGTGTGTCGGACATCACCTTCGGGGCGCTGCGGTACGACGGAGCCGGACCATGA